A genome region from Bemisia tabaci chromosome 3, PGI_BMITA_v3 includes the following:
- the LOC109037708 gene encoding uncharacterized protein, whose amino-acid sequence MQGAFWAEIEGKFGRVKLTNSCLCSQWGPQREKEHEIYVAATNDPCILTGWSANDEQWQLVGERETSGRATPDNLCKSALKSFKEIHWSEQADCVNPIGAKCNKDQKCVLTVPGSSNHCYGRKPCTVHFKKCAKTVIDTHKKFLEKEKKLLEDTNAPKLKGPCNCPHCRRCPMRIYGCPFCPHFPKKVDRLEMQGEDNYPTFRELMEKEKMKLPCGVPKPTSQLRRPASEPPLNNQPVFPYFTGGPIPGPTSLSKTYSTQ is encoded by the exons ATGCAGGGCGCTTTTTGGGCCGAGATCGAGGGCAAGTTCGGCCGAGTAAAACTGACCAATTCGTGTTTATGCTCACAGTGGGGCCCCCAAAGGGAGAAGGAGCACGAGATCTACGTGGCAGCAACGAATGACCCTTGCATTCTGACAGGCTGGTCAGCCAATGACGAGCAGTGGCAGTTAGTTGGGGAAAGGGAGACGTCCGGGCGCGCAACGCCTGACAATCTTTGCAAGTCAGCACTGAAGAGCTTCAAAGAGATTCATTGGTCCGAGCAAGCTGACTGCGTCAATCCAATCGGAGCAAAGTGCAATAAGGACCAAAAGTGCGTCCTTACCGTGCCGGGTAGTAGTAATCATTGCTACGGCCGCAAACCGTGTACCGTGCATTTCAAGAAGTGTGCCAAGACAGTCATCGACACACACAAAAAGTTCCTCGAGAAGGAGAAAAAGCTTCTGGAGGACACCAATGCCCCCAAGCTCAAGGGCCCGTGCAACTGTCCGCACTGCAGGCGTTGCCCCATGCGGATCTACGGTTGTCCCTTCTGTCCTCATTTTCCGAAGAAAGTCGACCGCCTGGAGATGCAAGG GGAAGACAACTACCCAACATTTCGTGAGCTAATggagaaagagaaaatgaaattacCGTGCGGAGTGCCAAAGCCAACAAGCCAACTGCGTCGCCCAGCCTCTGAGCCTCCCTTGAACAACCAACCCGTGTTTCCCTATTTCACGGGCGGTCCCATTCCGGGTCCCACTTCTCTGTCGAAAACGTACTCCACTCAATGA